Part of the Numenius arquata chromosome 5, bNumArq3.hap1.1, whole genome shotgun sequence genome is shown below.
ACAGGATGAAAATGAAGATGACAGTGCCACAGTCCTAACAGCGGATGGAGGTCATACTGCTTGGGCTATAGCACCCTCCTTCTGTGAGAAAAACCCTGAATTAGGCATGGCCAAGCTGGATCCTCTCGTGTTTATGATCATGGGACACATCAATAGGATTGCTCAGGTTGTACAGGTCTGGATAATTCAGCTGTGTATGCAGAGGGGATGATCCAGCCCTGATTTTGGGGGGCACCCTTTGGCAATAGAGGTGGCCTGCAGCAACATGGCCACCACCGTGTTCCTTGGCAGGACAGCAGGATGGCCAtgtgcatccccagcctggcCATGTCCTGGGAGCACCAATGGCTCTGAGACAAGGTCTGACATGATGTGACCCAGCTTGGTCATGGACATGGAGAGGCTCAGGTCTACGTGGACACTGCCTGCATGGGAGAACATGCAAAACCTGATGAGCGATGATACTAATGGCATTGCCAAGGGGATTGTGCTCTACCACTGATCTAAGGGTTTGGTGATGGCGTTGGGCTCTTGGGGCTTGCCATCAGGAACCAATTTCCCCCCACCCTGCAGCCAGGAGAGGGGGCAAAGGACTCACTGTTGCTTGCGGTTGAgctcctgctctttctgcaccAGGTCCTGCTTGAGGGAGGCCAGCATCTCCACGCTGACGTCCACCTGGCGGGACAGCTCAGATGCCCGGtcttccagctcctgcttctcCCGACTGAGACGCAGGCTCTCCTGCTTGGCCTTCTCCAGCTCTGAGCTCTTGCGGTCCAGCTCCACCTGGAGCCGGCCCACCTGTGAGGCGATCTTCTGCTCCACCTCCTCCGTCAGCTTCTCCAGACGCTTGTCCACCTCTAGCTTCTCAAAGGCACGGATCTTCAGGCGAGCCAGGCCTTCTTCGTAGGCAGCGTCCATAGTGGCTGGTGGCGTGGGGGCTGGTGCCACAGCTTTGCCCCGGGTGAAGATCTCCGTCAGAGGGATCTCGATCTCGTGGACATAGcggggtgagggggaggaggagggggctggctccagctcctcagcaggGACGAGGTCACAGGAGAAGCGCTGGTCCTTGCCTTGGAAGGAGGTGCTTTCAAAGTAGTCCCGCCGGGCAGCTGGTGTCAGCAGGGCCCCGTCAGCAGCCAGGGGGAACACAGCAGCATCACAGATGCTGTTGGTCTTGGAGAGGACGTAGAGGGTCTCATAGGTGTGGTTGTACTCCAGGTGCGCCCGCAGTGAGGAGAGGCTGCGGAAGCGCTTGTGCTCCCCGCACCGCGGACACCGGTAGGGCAGGTCCAGCGAGGCCATCCCTCAGCTATGCACCCTGACGCAGGGGAACCGCACGGCCCCGCTCATGGCGCAGGATGGATTGACTGGTGGCACATGGGATGGATTGGGGAGCCCCAGGTGGAGGGGCTGCAGTTCTGCTGGGGCATGGCGGGGTGGGAGCCCTGGGATGGGAGTGGAGGGTACGATGAATCTGGGGAGGGATGTCAGCATCGGCTGGTGCCAGGCGCTAGAAGAGATAGGGGGGTTAGTGATATGTCCTCAGAAGTCCCTCCTTGCCCTTCTTCTTGGTCCGCTGTCTCACTCCATCCTCCCCTCCTGTGTTCCTCCCACTCATGCACAGCCCTTGGGAGGGTGCACAATGGGACAGTCCACAACCTTTGGGAAGATCTACAACCCTTGGGAAGATCCACAACCCTTGGAAAGGTGCAGAACTCTTGGAACGGTGTGCAATCCCTGGGAAGATCCATAACTGTTGGGAAGGTCCCCCACTCTTTGGGAATGTGCACAACCACTGGGAAGGTTCACAACCATTTGGGAGGAGTAAAACTGTCAGGAAAGTGGACAACGCATGGGAAATCTGTCCCCACCCACCCTGAGCTTGCCACAGAGGGTGACCCCTGTGCTTTCTTGCCCAACAACCGTGCAGTGAGCCCCTGCAGTGCCCTGGGAGCATCCCTGTGTCTGACACTGGAGCCCAAGTGCTGGGAGCCACCTCCTCCCAACAACAGGTGACCCAGTCCTGCTAGTTCAGCCTGTGCAGCCTCACAGCAGGATTAATTACTTCTCCAGTCCCTCACTGCAGCCATCAGGTCTTGTTGCTGATCCCCTCCAGGGTTGTGGGACCCCCATGCTATGCTGTCCTGGTGGCTTCCCACACCAAGGCAAATGAGGGTGCCTGTGGGGACCTGGCTTATCCCCCGCTCACAAACACCTCCAAGgcattgggggaaaaaaccctatcCTTATGAAATGGGATAAGCCAGCAAAAATCCATTCTAGGAAGTCACCATGGTCTCTTCCATCCTGGGAGGTATAAGCATCAATCGGGGTGTATTTTTGTGGTGCTTTTATCCCAAAGCACcgagggcacccatgggtgggagTATTCCTTGCTTGTCCCTCTGCAATATCCCACAAAGGGTTCTTCCCACTACCCTAAAACCCCTCTGAGCCCCTGTGCACCCCACAACCACCAGCCTTGGTGACCActaaaccaccaccaaaccctcCATCCAGGGCAACATCCCCCACAGCTCAGCACCCCCCTTGGAGGGCACAACTGGGCCACGAGGTTTGGGAAACcattttttcagggaaaactCAGTAAAGGCAAGAAATCCatgcaaaaagtaaaattaagatgTGCTGGGAGGATTTCTGGAGCTGCCTGGCTGCATTTTGGGGGCGTTACAAGATGCACCCTTGCATGTTAACCCTGCCTGGGCAATCACCGGCACCAGCTCAGCTGAAACCTGGCGAACACAAAGCAGCACTGGCAACTCCGGTTTCATTGGGCACCTCCACTGCCGATGGGATGAGAAAGCGCTTTTCCACCGTAGGGATGGGGCCACAGCATCGTGCCACTGATATCTCAGGCCTGGATCCATGCCCGCGTCTCCCGGGGTACCTGATCAGCTTCATTCCGTATTTCCCAGCCATTTAGCCCAGGCAGGATCTGGCCCAGGCAGGTCCAAATGCACATGCTGCTCCGTCCCTCTTCTGGGCAGGTCCCACCCTGACCACAaaacctctcctccctcccaccaccccccccccccaacgacCAGGATTTAAGGAAATTATTAGCAGAGTCATTACTACGGTGGCCACGCTAATAAAACCCGCATGCATCCTGATCTGGGAAAAGCTCCCGGCCACTGGGAGATTGCAGCAGCAGGCGAAACCCATCCCCAGGCTGCTTCGGTGCCGCTACCTGCGATTCATCATGGATCCTTTCTTCGCATTgtttaacatttttccttcttccccccccaccaaaaaaaaaaaaaaaaattaccagcaggcagctccacagcctggttgaaggggaaggggggagtggAGAAGAGGGGTGGCGGTGGTGGATGCTGCCGGGGTGGCAGATGCTGCTGGTTCCGTGTGTCCACTGGTCCCCATCCTTCCCTGGATGGGGCTGCAATggcagtggggtgggaaggggtggggtgggggcaccGCGGTGGGCGAGGGCTGCTGAGGATGAAGCACAGGGGGCTCGTGGGAGGTGGGCATGAAAAGCTGGGGTACGCTTAGCCCCCCAGCACCTGCAGCGGGTCCCTCCTCACCTCCTGGCAACGGCTTTGTCCCCGCTGTGTTCCCCTGCTCCCCGGAGGCcgtgggtgaggagcagcctggggacAAGCCACCGCCTCCCAGCGCAGCATCCCGCTTCGCCCCATACCTGCTTCTCGCCGCCGACCTCCCGCGCTTGGCTCCTCCGGCGAGGGCAGCATCTCTCCCGCTTCCCCGCCGGCTGCCACCGTCCCTGCCGAGCGGAGCGAGCCGGGGGGCTATGGAGGGTGGGGGGACGGAGCACGCACACCCGCTCCGGTGCACAAAGGAGGCAGCTGCCGAGCGGCTCAGGGCTTTGTCGGGGAGGAGGGATGCCGGGCAGGAGGGATGCAGCtcggggaggaggcaggagcagcgggAAGCATCCGGTTCCCTGCGGCCAGCACCTCCAtgccagccaggccctggggaaggagggagggtggtggctgcgggaggaggaggtggaggaagaggaggaggaggaggaaggaagaagaggctgaaggccccggtggggtggtgggagggtgaAGGCTGCAGGGTACCCTGGGGATGGTGGGTCCCCGGGTTGCTTCAGGGCTCAGGGGGGGCAGAGCATGGCAAAAGCAggggcgagggagggagggatggagggatggaaggagggagggtgagCGCTagcagctgcctcctcctcctttgcagCCTGAGCCCGGACTGTTTCTCTCTGCCGCTTTCCTCCTTCACAGCTCCCTCTGCCTGTCTCCCCATGAACACCGCGGGCCCTCTGCCGGGCCCTGCTGCCATGCGGCAGCCCGCCGGCCTCATCCTGCATCTTCCctgccccccagtcccatcctTGCCCTACTCCCTGCCCTGTGAAGCACCTGCCCCTGGCAGACTCCTGGTTGGGAtcaccctgcagcatcccccctCAAGAGGGACAGCTGGTGTGGGGTGCTTGGCTGAGCGTGGGGACCTGCATTTGTTCTTTCGCATCCCGAGTTGGACCCATGGTTGCAAGAACCCTGGCTTGGTCCTGAAACAGTCCCTGAATACCCCAGCTTGGTCCTGTTCTGGTCCCCGAGCACCTGGCTTGTTCCTCAGCTAGTCCCAAAGCACCCTGGCTTGGTCCCTGACTTGGTCCTGGTCTGGTCCCTGATCAGCCTGGCTTAATCGTTGGCTTGGTCCTCATTCAGTCCCCAAGCACCTTGGCTTGGTCCCCAGCTTGCTCCTGATCCAGTCTCTGAGTGCCCTGGCTTGGTCCCCAGCTGGTCCCCAAGCACCTCGCCTTGGTCCCTGGCTTGGTCCTGATCTGGTCTCCGATCACCCTGGCTTGGTCCCTGGCTTGATCCTGATCCAGTCCCTGATCACTCTGGCTTAATCCCTGGCTTGGTCCTGATTCTGTTGCCGAGCACCTCAGCTTGGTCACCAGCACGGAAGGCATGCACCACTGGTGTGTTTTCTTGTCTCTGATGTTTCTTGACATGGGGGAAGATGGCAGCATTGGGACCAGGCTGCTGCCGGCCTGGGGGTGAAGATTGTCCCCATCCCTGAGTAGCCCCAGGTTTTAGGGTGCAAGTGCTCCTCCTCTCCTAAAAACACAAATGTGTGCTCACTCCCATCCCACTCCAGAAGCAGCTGCTCACAGCTGCCATCATGGGTGccccccatctccttccctcccttggcAGCACAGGCCAGGGGATCAGAGGGCAGAGGCTCCAGCCTGGGTGCCTTCCCAGAGCTTTCAGACTCAGCATCAATAATAGATGCACTTTCGGAGGGGTATTAATAAAGGCCTCATGCATCATGCATGGCCAGCAGCacgggggaaagcagggctgtTTACTGCCTGGCAAGAGCTGACATCCCATGGAGAGGTGCCCAAGCGACGGCCTCTTTCCAAAGGAAACCTGGGTGCTGAGGTCCTTATTAATGATATCTGGGGtgtccccccagaaaaaaaaagttggttttttttctggtgcctGGGGCCATCTGCATCCCACGAAGTGGTCCTTGCTCACGATCAGGCTCCCATGCCCATGGGATGGTCCAGCTGCTGGGGCCAGCAGTGCTGAGGGCTGGTGGGTTCTCACCCAAGAGGCATGAGCATCCTTGGATGCCATCAGAGATGTGAACTCTTAGGGACAGGTCTAAGGGGACATTTAGGATTTCCCTCTCAATGAGGTTTCCTTCTGACCCCTTTCCCCATCCCGTCCCTGATAGCAGGACCCCACGTCCCCTGCCCAGTTTCCCACCCCAGCTCCATGGGGTCCTCCCACGCCATGGCAAGTTCAGCGTGGGGCAGTGGATTTTGCCAGGATAACAGTATAACTGGGATTTAGTCCTGGGATGCTCCAGTCCACATGCCAGCAAAGGGCTGCGGGACATGAGGGGATGAGGCAGGGAGAACCCTCTTTCTTCCATAACATGGTTGAGGAGCAGATCTCgcctctccagggatggtggaGGGGACAAAATCTGTCAGAGAGAGCAGATTGGCAGCCGTGACCCTCCcccgcctcagtttccccctctgTAAGAAAAGGCTGATCATCCCCCAAATGCCTCAGCATCGGTGATGACTGCTGAGCCCTGAGCCAGGGACACGCTGCCCCATCCTCGCTGCCCAGCTCCCTCCGCTCCCACAGGCACCTTCTCTTGCTGATTAATTGAAACCAAAGACCGGTGTGCCCCATCTGCGTGAGCATCTCCTGTTAGAAACATGAGATTTGGAGCTTCCATGGTTTTAACTGATTTTTAACCACTGGAGGAATGAGGCTCTGCTGTCGGTGGCACCCTCCAGGCTGCAACATCTTCTCCTGTGCCGTCCGGCCACTGGGCATccccaggagaagggaaacaGCATCTCTCTGCCATTTAACATAccaaaagggagggagaaaatgcTCCCTCCTGGCTTCACAGGGGGACacatcctgcctgcctgcctctgcctgatGGTGCCTGGATCTTCTCCAGCCCTGGGAATGTGCCAGGTTGAAAATGAGGAGCGGGGCTGTATTTCACCCCATTTCTTGTGGGTGAAGCCTGCTCCACACCCCACGGGGGACCAGGAACCCAGGGTGGGGGGTCTGGGCTGGGCTTTGGGGTCCCTGCAGTGGACCCTGTGGCTCTGGTTCCAAGTGGGGCAGATCTCTCCAGGGCTCAGCTCCGTCAGAATAAACCTGGAGGCACACCCCCCCTTTCAGAGGGCCTCCCACCACTGGGGAGTGGAGATCCCTTCCCCTCTCTGTTCCAGTACAAGACCCTTCTCCCAGGATGAGGCACCCACCCTGGGCATTTGGGAGTACTCGGGAGGAGGGTCACCCGCCCACCCACCGCACTgattgatttttctctccctgctaATTATTTAAGCACCTTTTTACCCATATGCGGCAGCTAGAGgccaaaaacacaacagaaataccACCGGCGTGGACTGCTACACAGGAGTGAAAGGCAGAGAGCAACCCCAGCAAGGTCTTAGATTACCTCAAatctttaattagaaaaatagaCACAATTTTCTAATGTTCTttttacaaacaggaaaataataataacaatgatgACATCACCTCTCCAAAGGGACTGTTACGCACCAGTTGCTGGAGCCCGGTGGCATCTCTCTCCTTTGGGAGAAAGGACCGGTGCAGCCACAGCCCCCGACCGTGCTGACCAGTAAATAACCAGTCGGGAGCACCATGTAAAGTGCCGGCAGGGGAAATCACAGCCAGGTCGCTACAAACGCAGGATGTCCGTGGGTTTgggtatatataaaaaaaacaatcTCAGTGGTGATTTCTTTCTGTACAtagtttttccctttcccctccttggAATAGGAGCTATAAAAATGACTCAGTCCCTGCAGTTTGGAGATGGCTCCGGATGGCCGGAGCTGCCATATCCCTCCTCCACAGCCAGTGGTCCAGCGCCGCAGCATCGCCTCTGCCTTCTGcgtgtccctctcctccctggcaCGGCCCGATCTGCCGTCATCTTCTCCAGGGCCACCCCAGGAGGATATTCCCACCCCAGCTCTCCTGTGAGATGCTATGGGGACCTCGGGAAACGCCGTCTCCCAGTGTTTAGGTGGTGCCTTCACAGTGTCCCAAAGGAGAGACCCACTGAGAAGAAACCCAAACCTTTGAGCTTCTCCTCTGTCCGGGCTTTCTGCTTCAGGTGGACCTTGCTGTGACGTTTCTTCTCGTCGCTCCTGGCAAAGCGGCGGCCGCAGGTGTCACAGGAGAAGGGCTTCTCACCGGTGTGGGTGCGGATGTGGGTGGTGAGGTGGTCGCTGCGGCTGAAGTTCCTCAGGCAGATGCGGCACTGGAAGGGTTTGTGGCCCGTATGGATGCGGAGGTGCCTGTTGAGCTCATCTGAGCGGGCAAAGCTCCGGATGCAGTTCTCTACCGGGCAGGCAAAAGCCTTCTCGTGGGGTTTTGGGCAGAAGCATTTGGAAGAGCACTTGGTCCGGCGAGTCTTCTTCTTGGGCTCGGCCAAGGCAGCAGGGTTGGtgggcagcagggaagggatggaggaagaggtGGGGTGGCCCAAAAAGTCCGTGGGGGGGATGGAGGGCGAGGGGTGAGGATGGAGGAGCTCAGCAGAGCTCATCAGACCTGGCAGGGCTTCAGGCTGGGCCAAGGAGGCGTCAAACTCCGGCATTAATGGAGGAGGGAGGTTGTGGATCTTGGTGTCAGCAAAGTCCCCACGGGCCGGGAAGTTTTCTGGCTCGCAGCCGAAGCCCAGATGGGTGCTGAAGCAGGCAGCATCCTCCGCCAGGCTGCCGAGCTCCGACTGGCAGCTGACGGACAAGACGCTCTCCATCTTGGAGCCCAGTGGGTGGAACAGCCCTTGgctgccctccccagcctggaAGGTTTCAGGAGAATGATAGCTGGTGGGCAAGTAGGCCTGATGCTGGGTGACGGGCTCCCACTGGGCACAGGAGGCTTTATACTTGTCTAAGGGTGGGGAAGCAGGGAGCAGCTTGATGTCCTGCTTGTTGTCCAGGAGCTTGGGCTGGAAGAAGCACTGTGAGGTGTTTCCTAAGGTGGGTTGTGCCTGGAGGGGTTGAGCATCTTCTGCCGTGGGGAAGCCACTGTAGCCCTGCTCCGGGAAGGGGGCTTGTGTGGATCCATTCATTTCAGGCTGGCAGGCGGTGTAAAGGTCCAGCTGGCTCTGAGCCACTTCGGGGCAGGGGTAAAGAGCATCCAGGTGCCTTTGGTGGCCCTCAGAGGAGGCAAAGGGGGAGATGCCCAGGATCCCCGACATCAGGTTGAAGAGGGATTCCTGGTCCTGGGGATGCTCCGGTACCGCCTTGATGAAGAAGCTGCCAGTGTAGCTGAGCGAAGGGGAGGGCTGGCTGCCCAGGAGGGAGTAATCCACCGCTCCGCCGCTCACTGGGGCGCCCAGCAGCTCACCTGGGGATGCAGAGGGGATGGTGGTTAGAGgcatggagggatgcagggatggaagGAGGGGGGCGGGATACGGGGGAACAGTGGGAGGCTGATATTGCGTCACTGTGAGGTCCCCGTCCTAGCCGAATCCCCAGAATCACACAGGGAGCCCTGGGCTtcaccccccttccccagcaggacCCCCAGGACTCCCACCCTGGGCTAGTGGGGGGCTGTTGAATCCACAGCCAAGGGCTGGGAGCAGGctcagggcagaggagggggagatGCCCGATTCCTGGCTGCAGCTATCACTCCCAGTGGGGTCTCTCATCCTTGCCCAGCTCCCCCCTGCCCTTACCTCCGAGGAAATCGGCCTCTGCCAGAAGTTGCTGCTCAGGCTGCCCCAAGCCCTGAAGATCTCCAGTTTTCATCTCGCAGCTCTCCTCGTATTTGGAATAAAGCGTGTCCGGGCAAGAGAAATCCATAACGTTGAGCATCTCCCCTGAAGGTACGGCTgaagcggcggggccgggctggggcaaGCCAGGGGATGTTCCGGAGTGCCCGGACTAATGCGGGGGATGCTCGGGGTAGGTGCCAGGGACCGTCTGGGGGATGCTCCCGGGTGCTTGGGGCAATCCCAGTGATGCTCCGGGGTGTTTGGGTCAATCTGGAGGATGCTCCGGGGTGCTCGGGGCAAGCCGGGTGATGCTCGGGCTGGGTGTCGGGAGCGATCCGGGGGGTGCTGTGCCCCGGGGGAGTGGGGGCAGGTCCCAGGGGGAAGGGGCGCAGGCAGGggccggcagcagcggcagcccgTGCGGACGCCCGgctctccctccccgccgccccctttATAGCTGCAGCGGGGCTGCTCCGACCTTCCGCCGCAGCCATTTCTGGAGTCCCCAGTGAGGCTGCCGTGACGTAAATGCCCATATATGGACTCAGGATGTAGGCTAGGGAGTCCCAATAAGGAAATCTCTCCCGTGACgcgctgccccctccctccccctccccctctcttcccctcccccttttctctccgtttttttttttccttgttgtttcccccccccccctccatctctctctttttaactAATAATCGCGATATTTTTAACAAATCGCTGCAGGGCCcgcagctgctgctctgcatgtGCGTGTGCACAGcatcaccccctcccccccggcagACCCCTGCGATCCTGCCCGCATCCCCCCATCACACCTTCTGCATCCACACACCCGTGCACGTGCACGTGCACGCACACGGGAGTGCAAGCACACGCGTGTGCCCACAGTCTTTGCTTTCCCCCGGCTTCAGCTTTGTCTCTGCGGTTCCCACGGCTGGgccagggagggggtgggaatGCTGGGCACCCCTCCGGATCCGGCCCTTGCGCCGCAGCAACGCACTGGGGCTTTGGCTCCCCTCCCACCGTGGGCTGCTGTTCTTCCAGATTTACATCTCCCCAGGCTCTTATTCGCCTTATgctattttttccctgtgaatgCCTTTTGTTGCTCTTGTTCCTTCTAGAAGCGTGAAAGGTGCTGGATTTGctattccctccccccccccccttccctctcctcctttc
Proteins encoded:
- the EGR4 gene encoding early growth response protein 4; amino-acid sequence: MLNVMDFSCPDTLYSKYEESCEMKTGDLQGLGQPEQQLLAEADFLGGELLGAPVSGGAVDYSLLGSQPSPSLSYTGSFFIKAVPEHPQDQESLFNLMSGILGISPFASSEGHQRHLDALYPCPEVAQSQLDLYTACQPEMNGSTQAPFPEQGYSGFPTAEDAQPLQAQPTLGNTSQCFFQPKLLDNKQDIKLLPASPPLDKYKASCAQWEPVTQHQAYLPTSYHSPETFQAGEGSQGLFHPLGSKMESVLSVSCQSELGSLAEDAACFSTHLGFGCEPENFPARGDFADTKIHNLPPPLMPEFDASLAQPEALPGLMSSAELLHPHPSPSIPPTDFLGHPTSSSIPSLLPTNPAALAEPKKKTRRTKCSSKCFCPKPHEKAFACPVENCIRSFARSDELNRHLRIHTGHKPFQCRICLRNFSRSDHLTTHIRTHTGEKPFSCDTCGRRFARSDEKKRHSKVHLKQKARTEEKLKGLGFFSVGLSFGTL